In the genome of Taeniopygia guttata chromosome 26, bTaeGut7.mat, whole genome shotgun sequence, one region contains:
- the G0S2 gene encoding G0/G1 switch protein 2, with protein sequence METVHELLPFAKEMLSQKPSRKMVKLYMLGSVLAFFGVVIGLVETVCSPFGSEASPEEERDKEKAAAAREQPEPQHREGLVLAKGKAAVPGLQRALVTRQHAS encoded by the coding sequence ATGGAAACCGTGCATGAGCTGCTCCCCTTCGCCAAAGAAATGCTCAGCCAGAAGCCCAGCAGGAAGATGGTCAAGCTGTACATGCTGGGCAGCGTGCTGGCCTTCTTCGGGGTGGTGATCGGCCTGGTGGAGACCGTGTGCAGCCCCTTCGGCTCCGAGGCCAGCCCGGAGGAGGAGCGGGACAAGGAgaaggcggcggcggcccgggAGCAGCCGGAGCCGCAGCACCGGGAGGGTTTGGTGCTGGCCAAGGGCAAGGCGGCcgtgccggggctgcagagggCTCTGGTGACCCGGCAGCACGCGTCCTAG